Genomic window (Tribolium castaneum strain GA2 chromosome 2, icTriCast1.1, whole genome shotgun sequence):
TTGGACGCTAAAACCTACTATTACAAGACTTGACTATGGTGGGTTTCAGCTGAAACCTGAAAAACCAAACTGCCttataaacaatataaaaatataatttctcAACGCAATATAATAAACATCACTGACTTAAACAACTTAAACGTCGTCGAAAATGCCCCTCGGGGGCGCCCCCACGCGGTTTCTATAGTTACCATCCGACTGATACGAGTCGGCAAACCTCGGCTCCAGTTCCTGCGAACTGTTATACCGTTCGTTAATCCTCGTGCTGGCGCCGAACCGCGCATCGATATCGTCCTGATCCGGGGGAAACCTCGTATCGACCTCACTCGTGTACCTCCGACTCTCGTACGAGTCCAGCGGGTGCGACTCTTGCAGCAAATTTGAGCGCGTGTTGTCCAAATTTTCCAGTTGCGTCATTGGACGAACTGAAACCATCGCCTAACAATGGCCCAATAAGAAGCGCGACTTACTCGTGTCGGTGCTTCCCCGGGGCCTGTACCTCCCCGTGGTCGGGAACCGTTCACTGAATTCGGTTCGTCTCGTGCTGGCCTCCTCCGACCGCTGGCGTTTGCGTTTTTCCCGCTTGATCAATTCGCGGCCTTCTTCGATCAGGTCGGTGGTCATTTCGTCGTCGCCGACGAACTGGTGGAAACCCAGCATTGATAAAAGGCGCGAGCCGACGCTGAAATACGTCGCTAAACAAAAGACTAGAATGGCCATTGGGAAGTAAACGTTGAAGCCGTCGGAGATTATTGAAATGACGTCCATATGACCCATGATCTGGCAAAAATTCGGTTAGTTGGACCGTgggagaaaaaattaagtggcTAACTTGGGTGTAGTGGGTCTCCatgacttgtttttttattatgtggcTGTCCATGTGAATTAAGCCGAGGAAATTTAAACACAGAGGAGGCGTCAGTCGGCTCAACATCATCCCTGAGAAGATTAAACTGTACTCGTTCGTTTGGTGGTGCGGTGCTAAGTAATACAAGTTGAGGAGTTTTATTTTGAGGACCGTTGAGTAAGCACAGTAGCATAAGTACAGGATTATTATGGTCGacaataactgtaacaattttttaatttttaaacaattagcagtctttaaaatagtaaaaaaatagttttaaaagctacaccaaaaaaatatagggAGTTCcgcttaaaaaatataagtttgtcttgtagctaatttcggaaatactaataatttcttgtacacaacacaaaaaagaaaaatacaaaacgatacataaaaaacaacaatacaaaaaaaaaggacAGGGCACAGAAGGAAATGTTCAGAATGTTCTTCCACATTCCCATATGAAATGTTTGTAGCTTaagtaataatgttattgtcaaGAATAAATTAACGAAACATcgatagaaaaattgttttttatttgatctGAACTGTCCCGAAAACAAACGATAGCaacaatttaagaaaataatgtgaCTCACCTCTATCGTAAAATAGTCGTACTTGACTTTAGCTCTGTTAACAATAGCGGCAAAAATCGAGAGAACTGGctgtttgttgaaaaaagtcaCTTCGGACCAAACCACAGCCACCGAAAAAAGCCCAGCCATAACAGCCAATAATTTTTGCGTGTAGCCATAAAAAAGACACTTCCAGTACCACTCTTCAAcaattgaataaaatacacAGCCGCGTCAAATGTGACACTCTTACCAACTGTCGGGACGTACAAAAACCTCCTGAAAAGAGATCGGGGTTTTTGGAATGTGCGTTTAAATCGCTTATCTCGCGAAATCTGATTTTTGATAGTGTCCTCAAGATCGAAAATCTTCTCGACGAGAAGGTTCCACTGTGTTTCGGTTCTCTGAAACACCTGGAGCGACTTTATCGTCTGAAAGAGTGCGGCAAGCGTTTAGTCTGCGGTCCGCCTATTTGTCAAGACCAGACTCACTTGCTTGTGGAGCCTGACTAGTGCCTTTTCGCTCGGTAAATCCGTGGGGGTGTCTTCGGGGAGCTGCCTCCGGTTCATTCTGTCCCGTAATTCCGTGGGCACCTTTTGCAGAATGGTCTCCAAGTGGGCGTGCAATGGATGCCGCGAATTAATGGCCAATGAGACGGCTTGTAGCGACTAAAACAATTGAATAACTATGGAAATTCAACGAATCAGTAATGGAACCTCGAGGACATCGTCGACGGTTTCCTCGGCCTCGCACTTGTCCGAACTCAGCTTGGCGGCCTTGAAATACGAATGTGTTAGCACAAAACTGTGGTTTGAGTTGTTCCACAGAGTTCGAGGGACTTCAACTAAAGCGTATCCGAACAGCAAAACTAGGAGGAATAAGCCCCAAGTATTGCTAGCTGACGAAGCAATTgcttttagttttgaccagtcGAGGTGAATCCCAGGCTGGAGGGCCAAGTAAATTAGTAGAACTCCACAGATTAGCAAATAAGAGCCGTAATAAATCGCATTGTCGATTACAGCCGATTTCAATTTGCCTTTGACTGTAAAATCACCAGCTTTGATGTACGATTGCATCATGGGCATGACTAGCCTGGAATTATTGTTTTAGTTGAAATTTTGTGTGTGAAAACTTATACCAAGTTAAGCACTGAGTGCTCCAATACACAGTACGCCACAAGTTCGGAAAAACCTCATGAGGGACTCGACTCCACGGCTCCTCACACTTTTCAATACTTTTATTTGTAACATTTTGCATCAGTGAAGAAGTGGCGTTGTCAAAAGTGTCATGTTCTTCCTTACACTGGCGGTAAACCGTCTAGGAACAAATCTGTGATTGACTGAAACTGACTATTGGTCACTCACCGAAATTACGTCCAACGGAAGCGCGAAAATAATCAAGAAACTGAAATACCAAGCAAGAAGCACAATCAAGGTCACCACAATGTGGTGCCTGAACCAGTTCCCATATCGGTACAAGACCGTCGAGGCAAGAATAAAAGAGagcaaaattttcgaaatcaGCGGCccgtaattcatttttactcGTCTTTGGGACTCTGCTGGGATTGCGATTTTTGGGCCTCTTGTTGCattttctccaatttttcCAAAGTGAAACTCTTAAGGGGGATCAGACGGGGTTTGCACAACACCAAGTCCTGGATGTCTTCAATGATGATTTGTCCTTTCTTAGGCAAAATCGGTTTTGGTTTTTCCACACTGGACATTGTCACTAAATGACATCACAACATAGTCATCAATATCGATCGTCCAAGTAATTAGAGATTTCCTGTGGCCGGAAAATTAATCCGCACGTGAAAATTCCGAAAATATTGAACCttcacacacacacacacgaAACGTCACTTTGACAAGTGTCAGTTGGCAATGTGGCCAATATTGATTACTGGGTTATCACCAATAATTTGCGCCAATTTTCGCCCAAATCATCACATTTGACTTAATTATTAACTGGTATTGTGTGTCCGTGTCGAAATTGGGATTATTAGAATagatatcaaaatttttcgtgAAATACACATGGGTTTGCGTTTCTCCGATTGGCGACAATTCGTCAAGGATGTCGGTATAGCCACCAACCATAGAATCCACCAACATTGCGCGATCTTCAGCTGACTTCACgcaagtaaaaaaaagtggggttaataacaacaaaaacatgTTAAATCACTTGAAAC
Coding sequences:
- the LOC662562 gene encoding LMBR1 domain-containing protein 2 homolog, which codes for MNYGPLISKILLSFILASTVLYRYGNWFRHHIVVTLIVLLAWYFSFLIIFALPLDVISTVYRQCKEEHDTFDNATSSLMQNVTNKSIEKCEEPWSRVPHEVFPNLWRTVYWSTQCLTWLVMPMMQSYIKAGDFTVKGKLKSAVIDNAIYYGSYLLICGVLLIYLALQPGIHLDWSKLKAIASSASNTWGLFLLVLLFGYALVEVPRTLWNNSNHSFVLTHSYFKAAKLSSDKCEAEETVDDVLESLQAVSLAINSRHPLHAHLETILQKVPTELRDRMNRRQLPEDTPTDLPSEKALVRLHKQTIKSLQVFQRTETQWNLLVEKIFDLEDTIKNQISRDKRFKRTFQKPRSLFRRFLYVPTVEWYWKCLFYGYTQKLLAVMAGLFSVAVVWSEVTFFNKQPVLSIFAAIVNRAKVKYDYFTIELLSTIIILYLCYCAYSTVLKIKLLNLYYLAPHHQTNEYSLIFSGMMLSRLTPPLCLNFLGLIHMDSHIIKKQVMETHYTQIMGHMDVISIISDGFNVYFPMAILVFCLATYFSVGSRLLSMLGFHQFVGDDEMTTDLIEEGRELIKREKRKRQRSEEASTRRTEFSERFPTTGRYRPRGSTDTIRPMTQLENLDNTRSNLLQESHPLDSYESRRYTSEVDTRFPPDQDDIDARFGASTRINERYNSSQELEPRFADSYQSDGNYRNRVGAPPRGIFDDV
- the BBIP1 gene encoding BBSome-interacting protein 1-like; its protein translation is MSSVEKPKPILPKKGQIIIEDIQDLVLCKPRLIPLKSFTLEKLEKMQQEAQKSQSQQSPKDE